One part of the Rutidosis leptorrhynchoides isolate AG116_Rl617_1_P2 chromosome 1, CSIRO_AGI_Rlap_v1, whole genome shotgun sequence genome encodes these proteins:
- the LOC139848375 gene encoding uncharacterized protein, whose product MFNIFNERAKRAQRYKTTCYNEQQGVFKVQPTYQRSGEGGTDYTVEFKEKRCSCGIWEHQRLPCSHAISVCSHLNEDINKCISKKYTTPTWREQYSHHFNPLRDVSYWAHIQWNIMVDPSRLIKHRGRKQSKCIKNQMDEFEKQKPKCGICKATGHNRNTYPTTRMP is encoded by the coding sequence ATGTTTAACATCTTTAACGAACGGGCAAAAAGAGCTCAAAGATACAAAACAACATGTTATAACGAACAGCAAGGTGTGTTCAAGGTTCAGCCAACTTATCAAAGAAGTGGTGAGGGTGGTACCGATTACACAGTGGAGTTTAAAGAGAAAAGGTGTTCATGTGGAATTTGGGAACACCAAAGATTACCTTGCTCTCATGCCATTTCCGTGTGTAGCCATCTAAACGAGGATATAAATAAATGCATCAGTAAAAAGTACACAACTCCTACATGGAGAGAGCAATATAGCCATCATTTTAATCCACTAAGAGATGTGAGCTACTGGGCACATATACAATGGAACATTATGGTTGATCCATCAAGATTGATTAAGCACAGGGGGAGGAAGCAATCAAAATGTATTAAGAACCAGATGGATGAATTTGAAAAGCAAAAACCAAAGTGTGGTATATGCAAGGCAACAGGTCACAACAGGAACACCTATCCAACTACTAGAATGCCATAG